One genomic window of Rissa tridactyla isolate bRisTri1 unplaced genomic scaffold, bRisTri1.patW.cur.20221130 scaffold_29, whole genome shotgun sequence includes the following:
- the LOC128903353 gene encoding olfactory receptor 14J1-like has translation MSNSSSITQFLLLAFTDTQELQLLHFGLFLGIYLAALLGNGLIITAIACDSRLHTPMYFFLLNLALLDLGSISTTVPKAMANSLLGTKAISYKGCVTQVFFFFFCAVAEFYLLTIMAYDRYVAICKPLHYGTLLGSRACVHMAAAAWGSGFLYALLHTANTFSLPLCQGNALDQFFCEIPQILKLSCSHSYLREAGLLVVSACLTFGCFVFIVLSYVQIFRAVLRIPSEQGRHKAFSTCLPHLAVVSLFVSTAVFAYLKPPSISSPSLDVVVAVLYSVVPPAVNPLIYSMRNQELKDALWK, from the coding sequence atgtccaacagcagctccatcacccagttcctcctcctggcgttcACAGACacacaggagctgcagctcttgcacttcgggctcttcctgggcatctacctggctgccctcctgggcaacggcctgatcatcacggccatcgcctgtgacagccgcctccacacccccatgtacttcttcctcctcaacctcgccctcctcgacctgggctccatctccaccactgtccccaaagccatggccaattccctcttgggtaccaaggccatttcctacaaaggatgtgttacacaggtattttttttctttttctgtgctgtagcagagttttatcttctcaccattatggcctatgaccgctacgttgccatctgcaaacccctgcactacgggaccctcctgggcagcagagcttgtgtccacatggcagcagctgcctggggcagtgggtttctctatgctctcctgcacacggccaatacattttccctgcccctctgccagggcaatgccctggaccagttcttctgtgaaatcccccagatcctcaagctctcctgctcacactcctacctcagggaagctgggcttcttgtggtcagtgcctgtttaaccttcgggtgctttgttttcatcgtgctgtcctacgtgcagatcttcagggccgtgctgaggatcccctctgagcagggacggcacaaagccttctccacgtgcctccctcacctggccgtggtctccctgtttgtcagcactgccgtgtttgcctacctgaagcccccctccatctcctccccatccctggatgtggtggtggctgtgctgtactccgtggtgcctccagccgtgaaccccctcatctacagcatgaggaaccaggagctcaaggatgccctctggaaa
- the LOC128903268 gene encoding olfactory receptor 14J1-like, with translation LHYGTHLGSRACVHMAAAAWGSGFLNALLHTANTFSLPLCQGNALDQFFCEIPQILKLSCSHSYLREAGLLVVSVCFGFGCFVFIVLSYVQIFRAVLRIPSEQGRHKAFSTCLPHLAVVSLLVSTAMFAYLKPPSISSPVLDLVVAVLYSVVPPVLETGGTP, from the exons ctgcactatgggacccacctgggcagcagagcttgtgtccacatggcagcagctgcctggggcagtgggtttctcaatgctctcctgcacacggccaatacattttccctgcccctctgccagggcaatgccctggaccagttcttctgtgaaatcccccagatcctcaagctctcctgctcacactcctacctcagggaagctgggcttcttgtggttagtgtctgttttggcttcgggtgctttgttttcatcgtgctgtcctacgtgcagatcttcagggctgtgctgaggatcccctctgagcagggacggcacaaagccttttccacgtgcctccctcacctggccgtggtctccctgcttgtcagcactgccatgtttgcctacctgaagcccccctccatctcctccccagttctcgacctggtggtggctgtgctgtactccgtggtgcctcca GTACTGGagactggcgggactccctga